One part of the Gammaproteobacteria bacterium genome encodes these proteins:
- the aprA gene encoding adenylyl-sulfate reductase subunit alpha produces MGYKTIIEDGIDVLVAGAGLGGTGAAFEARYWGKDKKIVIAEKANIDRSGAVAQGLYAINCYMGTRFGENNPEDHVRYARIDLMGMVREDLAFDMARHVDSAVHQFEEWGLPIMRNTKTGAYLREGRWQIMIHGESYKPIVAEAAKRSADKVFNRVCLTHLLMDEAKENRVAGAVGFNVRTGNYHVFKSKTVVCGAGGASNIFKPRSVGEGAGRVWYAPWSSGSAYGLMIEAGAKMTQMENRIVLARFKDGYGPVGAYFLHLKTYTQNAYGEEYESKWFPELQERVGIEYLDPEASHTTHRPIPTCLRNHAIISEVNAGRGPIHMVTMEAFQDPHLEEIGWHNFLGMTVGQAVLWAATDVDPKHENPELTTSEPYVMGSHATGCGAWCSGPEDVSPEEYFWGYNRMTTIEGLFGAGDAVGGTPHAFSSGSFTEGRLAAKAACKYIDDGKAEGIRVTDAQINRRKEQIYKPLETYKVYSNEVVAGSVNPNFHNPRQGLDRLQKLMDEYCGGFGVSYMTNDKLLNIGLKKMSILGEDLEKIAASDIHELLRAWELKHRFLTSEAVFHHTLFRKETRWPGYYYRGDAMKLDDENWHVLTVSRRDPQTGEYTMEKAPLYHLVGDIEDKDLARLKAQGHH; encoded by the coding sequence ATGGGCTACAAGACAATTATTGAAGACGGTATTGACGTCTTGGTTGCGGGTGCGGGCCTCGGTGGTACCGGTGCGGCATTTGAAGCAAGATATTGGGGCAAGGACAAAAAAATTGTCATTGCAGAAAAAGCCAATATCGATCGTTCTGGTGCGGTAGCCCAGGGTCTGTATGCGATCAACTGCTACATGGGAACACGCTTCGGCGAGAACAACCCGGAAGATCACGTACGTTATGCACGTATCGACTTAATGGGTATGGTGCGTGAAGATTTGGCATTCGATATGGCGCGTCACGTTGACTCGGCTGTGCATCAGTTTGAAGAGTGGGGCCTGCCGATCATGCGCAACACAAAGACCGGCGCCTATCTGCGTGAAGGTCGTTGGCAGATCATGATTCACGGTGAGTCCTACAAGCCGATTGTTGCAGAAGCTGCGAAAAGATCAGCAGACAAGGTATTCAATCGTGTTTGCTTAACCCATCTGCTGATGGATGAGGCCAAAGAGAACCGCGTTGCCGGTGCCGTTGGTTTCAACGTACGTACTGGTAACTATCACGTATTCAAGTCCAAGACTGTTGTCTGTGGTGCCGGTGGTGCTTCCAATATCTTCAAGCCACGTTCAGTGGGTGAGGGTGCGGGTCGTGTCTGGTACGCACCATGGTCTTCAGGTTCTGCTTATGGCCTGATGATCGAAGCAGGCGCGAAGATGACGCAAATGGAAAACCGTATCGTACTGGCTCGATTCAAGGATGGTTACGGTCCTGTCGGTGCTTACTTCCTGCATCTTAAGACCTATACCCAGAATGCCTACGGTGAAGAGTACGAGTCCAAGTGGTTCCCTGAGCTGCAGGAAAGGGTTGGTATAGAATACCTGGACCCAGAAGCGTCTCACACCACTCACCGTCCAATCCCAACCTGTCTGCGTAACCACGCAATCATCAGTGAGGTGAATGCTGGTCGTGGTCCTATCCACATGGTTACGATGGAAGCCTTCCAGGATCCTCATCTTGAAGAGATTGGCTGGCATAACTTCCTGGGTATGACCGTGGGTCAGGCGGTACTGTGGGCGGCAACGGATGTTGATCCTAAACACGAAAACCCTGAACTGACGACTTCCGAGCCCTACGTCATGGGTTCACATGCAACCGGTTGTGGTGCCTGGTGTTCTGGTCCGGAGGATGTATCACCAGAGGAATACTTCTGGGGTTACAACCGTATGACGACCATTGAAGGCCTGTTCGGTGCGGGTGATGCGGTAGGCGGCACACCTCACGCATTCTCATCAGGTTCTTTCACTGAAGGTCGTCTGGCTGCTAAAGCTGCCTGTAAATATATTGATGATGGCAAAGCGGAAGGCATCCGCGTGACTGACGCTCAGATCAATCGTCGTAAAGAGCAGATCTACAAGCCACTGGAAACTTATAAAGTCTATAGTAACGAAGTGGTTGCCGGTTCCGTTAATCCTAACTTCCACAACCCAAGACAGGGTCTTGATCGTTTGCAGAAGTTGATGGATGAGTATTGTGGTGGTTTTGGTGTTAGCTACATGACCAACGATAAGCTTCTGAACATCGGTCTTAAGAAGATGTCGATTTTGGGAGAAGATCTGGAGAAAATTGCCGCGTCAGATATCCATGAACTGCTGCGTGCATGGGAACTGAAGCATCGTTTCCTGACTTCTGAAGCGGTATTCCATCATACGTTGTTCCGTAAGGAGACACGTTGGCCTGGTTACTACTACCGTGGTGATGCGATGAAGCTGGATGATGAGAACTGGCATGTATTAACCGTTTCTCGTCGTGATCCTCAGACGGGTGAGTACACGATGGAAAAAGCGCCTCTGTACCACCTTGTAGGTGACATCGAGGACAAAGATCTGGCTAGACTGAAAGCACAAGGTCACCACTAA
- a CDS encoding peptidylprolyl isomerase, producing the protein MSDTIEDEKFVELNYKVIDNKTGDVLVTVDYPLGYVHGVNDVMNEQVTKELYGKKVGDVIEVPVDTTLLYGERDESLVFTDRIENVPEEFHEVGMTITMENEKGEPKNFIVTRFDDKTLTVDGNNPLCGRDVTFMLEVLSIREATDEEIDLGGAVDADPDLNEILERAE; encoded by the coding sequence ATGTCAGATACAATTGAAGACGAAAAATTCGTTGAGCTAAATTATAAGGTCATCGATAACAAAACCGGTGATGTGCTGGTTACTGTGGACTATCCCCTGGGTTATGTTCATGGTGTGAATGATGTTATGAATGAGCAGGTGACAAAAGAGTTGTATGGTAAAAAAGTCGGGGATGTCATCGAAGTGCCTGTTGACACGACACTGTTATATGGCGAGAGAGACGAGTCACTGGTGTTTACCGATCGTATCGAAAATGTCCCTGAGGAATTTCACGAAGTTGGTATGACCATCACCATGGAAAATGAAAAGGGTGAACCTAAAAACTTTATCGTCACTCGCTTCGATGACAAGACATTAACCGTTGATGGTAATAATCCATTGTGTGGCAGGGATGTCACTTTTATGTTGGAAGTTTTGTCTATACGTGAGGCTACCGATGAAGAAATCGATCTTGGCGGTGCGGTCGATGCCGACCCGGACCTAAATGAAATACTTGAACGCGCAGAATGA
- a CDS encoding tetratricopeptide repeat protein, whose amino-acid sequence MKFSNNTMLFPVNRVLERTIASSLGMLSEELVAAATPDTQVTTADNFLFMRGNYEQHRFSANILESLRGALGAALSNDSRDQEPLAWAETQNRLGNILAAMGQQQRAAELYEKAIQCFNHALEVLNQDDSPFGWAATQYNLGTASQALGRLQEDAKLLKTAVDAYTNALLVWSRDESPEEWMSAMYQLGATFHAYGKLLKGNRTFQKSVVAYKNALAVLDADNYALELTATHNNRGAVLHHLGESEENPERLEEAIKSYEKALTVSMEQQLPFHLAAICRVNKATAQNVLAELTNDAVLAEEVADEFEVIVECFPHALQPLCLKHCEEQMHKAKSLTLAASA is encoded by the coding sequence ATGAAATTCTCAAATAACACCATGCTTTTCCCTGTCAACAGGGTCCTGGAACGTACAATAGCTAGTTCACTAGGTATGCTGAGTGAGGAGCTGGTCGCAGCGGCTACTCCGGATACCCAGGTAACCACCGCTGATAATTTTCTTTTCATGCGCGGGAATTATGAGCAGCACCGTTTCAGTGCCAATATTCTTGAAAGTTTGCGTGGAGCACTTGGGGCTGCTCTTTCGAACGACAGTCGCGATCAGGAGCCGCTAGCCTGGGCTGAGACTCAAAACCGTCTTGGAAATATTTTGGCGGCAATGGGCCAGCAGCAGAGAGCTGCTGAATTGTATGAAAAGGCCATTCAGTGTTTTAACCATGCGTTAGAAGTATTGAACCAGGACGATTCACCCTTCGGCTGGGCGGCGACGCAGTATAACCTGGGTACAGCAAGCCAGGCGCTTGGCCGACTGCAGGAAGATGCCAAACTATTAAAAACTGCCGTTGATGCTTATACCAATGCCTTGTTGGTATGGTCGCGAGATGAATCACCAGAAGAGTGGATGTCCGCCATGTATCAACTGGGCGCTACTTTTCATGCCTACGGAAAACTTCTTAAAGGGAACCGTACTTTTCAAAAATCTGTTGTCGCCTATAAGAATGCACTTGCCGTGCTCGATGCAGATAATTATGCATTGGAGTTAACTGCTACACATAATAACCGTGGAGCCGTATTGCATCATCTCGGTGAGTCAGAAGAAAATCCTGAACGCCTCGAGGAAGCCATTAAATCCTATGAAAAGGCATTAACGGTGAGCATGGAACAGCAGCTGCCCTTCCATTTGGCGGCCATCTGTCGAGTCAATAAGGCGACAGCACAAAATGTATTGGCAGAATTAACAAACGATGCTGTGCTTGCAGAAGAAGTGGCCGATGAGTTTGAGGTGATTGTCGAATGTTTTCCGCATGCCCTTCAGCCGCTTTGTTTAAAACACTGTGAGGAGCAAATGCATAAGGCGAAGTCGCTAACACTTGCGGCCAGCGCTTAG
- a CDS encoding HIT family protein has protein sequence MSPEKKQTEKQEKKRDPNNPCLFCTDPQGVSLDYELAYSARDTYAASPGHTLVIPKRHVASFFDLTPEEINACMALINEERKLLDEEFKPDGYNIGVNVGPAAGQSIFHVHIHIIPRYKGDVENPQGGVRHVIPKKGHYTR, from the coding sequence TTGTCGCCGGAAAAAAAACAAACAGAAAAACAGGAAAAAAAACGAGACCCCAATAATCCGTGCCTGTTTTGTACAGACCCACAAGGGGTGTCCCTGGATTACGAGCTTGCGTACAGTGCCCGAGATACCTATGCGGCGAGCCCGGGTCATACCCTGGTTATCCCGAAACGCCATGTCGCCAGTTTTTTCGACCTGACGCCGGAAGAAATCAATGCCTGCATGGCGCTGATAAACGAGGAACGCAAGTTACTGGACGAGGAGTTCAAGCCCGACGGCTACAACATCGGCGTGAACGTTGGTCCAGCGGCTGGGCAGAGTATTTTTCATGTCCATATTCACATCATTCCCCGCTATAAGGGAGATGTAGAGAATCCCCAGGGAGGGGTGCGGCATGTGATTCCAAAAAAGGGACATTACACGCGCTAG
- a CDS encoding DUF4279 domain-containing protein: protein MPQAITKDTAAIEVIFNERTAPIQPIRYNRRSYFSLINENTIYEGKILASNKGRAFFALCGYHFNPADITRLLGIEPTSINAAGANSGLDKPVISSWELSTDIVSAECGTDEVDVYKLTEIIIKQLEPVKDKIIAVAKSHNLSPRIGVELVLSVDKDDTCPEVGFGARTIRFLADIGAFINVDYKLSERI from the coding sequence GTGCCTCAAGCAATAACAAAGGACACCGCCGCTATTGAGGTGATTTTCAATGAGCGCACCGCACCTATTCAGCCTATACGCTATAATCGCCGGTCATATTTCTCGTTAATTAACGAGAACACTATCTACGAGGGAAAGATTTTGGCGTCTAATAAAGGAAGGGCTTTCTTTGCCCTGTGTGGTTATCATTTCAATCCCGCTGACATCACTCGCCTGCTTGGCATCGAGCCCACCTCAATCAATGCTGCCGGGGCAAATAGTGGATTGGACAAACCCGTGATCAGCTCATGGGAGTTATCGACCGATATTGTTTCTGCGGAATGCGGCACTGACGAAGTCGATGTTTATAAATTGACGGAGATCATCATTAAGCAACTGGAACCGGTCAAGGATAAGATTATTGCGGTGGCTAAAAGCCACAACTTATCGCCCAGAATTGGCGTGGAACTGGTGCTGTCTGTCGATAAGGATGACACCTGTCCGGAGGTGGGTTTCGGCGCCAGAACGATTCGTTTTCTGGCCGATATTGGCGCTTTTATTAATGTGGATTACAAGCTATCCGAGCGTATTTAA
- a CDS encoding group 1 truncated hemoglobin codes for MAGGKSLFDRIGGEAAVNAAVDIFYRKVLADDRISAFFEGVDMDKQAAKQKAFLTMAFGGPHNYSGEDMRRGHAHLVAKGLNDSHFDAVMECLGATLTELNVPGDLIAEAAAIAESTRNDVLGK; via the coding sequence ATGGCGGGCGGCAAATCACTGTTTGATCGTATCGGCGGTGAGGCCGCGGTGAATGCCGCGGTGGATATCTTTTATCGCAAGGTGCTGGCCGATGATCGCATCAGTGCCTTTTTTGAAGGTGTGGATATGGACAAGCAGGCCGCTAAACAAAAGGCCTTCCTGACCATGGCCTTCGGTGGGCCGCACAATTACAGTGGCGAGGACATGCGTAGAGGCCATGCCCATCTGGTGGCGAAGGGTCTGAACGACAGTCACTTTGATGCGGTGATGGAGTGCCTCGGTGCGACATTGACCGAACTGAATGTGCCCGGTGATCTGATTGCCGAGGCGGCGGCCATTGCCGAAAGCACGCGCAATGATGTGTTAGGTAAATAG
- a CDS encoding thioredoxin fold domain-containing protein — translation MGRNDRTIIQCIQALLLLSCLFCTAFAATTVQTTLETDEAPGSLGDIPDADFFEFDDKPLDTDLTLPDWFKLSFLELRNDITDVATSNKRGLIVYFGQKDCAYCKAHLEHNWQDPFIVAYTRKHFDVVAIDVRGDRPVADVQGTVYRTEKDFAIANKANFTPTLIFYDPEGRETLRLSGYHPPYQFVAALEFVADHHYQTAKFKTYLSRAASFSEYGKDTLNRNSIFTAPPYGLDRSLFPSQMPLVVFFEKPRCHACDLLHSGPLRNTTILHTMTQLESVQLDLLSDTPVLTPGGKRTTARQWADDLGLYYTPTLIFFDEHGKEIIRIDSVVGFYRLNNVLHYVLSKGYLAEPNFQLWRQRHNR, via the coding sequence ATGGGCCGAAACGATCGAACAATCATTCAATGCATCCAGGCTCTGCTGTTATTGTCGTGCCTGTTCTGCACCGCATTCGCAGCCACTACCGTACAAACCACTCTTGAAACAGATGAAGCGCCAGGCTCACTGGGCGACATTCCCGATGCCGATTTCTTCGAGTTCGACGACAAGCCACTCGATACCGACCTAACCCTGCCGGACTGGTTCAAGCTCAGCTTTCTCGAGCTGCGCAATGACATCACTGACGTCGCGACCAGCAATAAGCGCGGGCTAATCGTCTACTTCGGCCAGAAAGACTGTGCCTACTGCAAGGCGCATCTGGAACACAACTGGCAGGACCCCTTCATCGTCGCCTACACCCGCAAGCATTTTGATGTCGTTGCCATCGACGTGCGTGGCGATCGACCGGTAGCGGATGTCCAGGGAACCGTCTACCGGACCGAAAAAGACTTCGCCATTGCCAATAAGGCGAATTTCACACCCACCCTGATATTCTATGACCCGGAAGGCAGGGAAACCCTCCGTCTTTCCGGCTACCATCCGCCCTATCAGTTTGTCGCCGCGCTCGAATTTGTGGCAGACCATCACTACCAGACCGCGAAGTTCAAAACCTATCTGTCCCGTGCCGCCTCTTTCTCCGAGTACGGCAAGGACACGCTCAATCGCAACAGCATCTTCACCGCGCCTCCTTATGGCCTGGATCGTTCACTGTTCCCCTCCCAGATGCCACTGGTGGTGTTTTTCGAAAAGCCTCGCTGCCACGCCTGCGACCTGCTCCACAGCGGACCACTGCGTAACACCACCATCCTGCACACCATGACACAGCTGGAATCCGTGCAGCTCGACCTTCTCTCCGACACCCCTGTGCTCACACCCGGCGGCAAGCGAACAACAGCCAGACAGTGGGCGGATGATCTCGGGCTGTATTACACACCCACACTGATTTTCTTTGATGAGCACGGCAAAGAAATCATCCGCATCGATTCCGTGGTCGGCTTTTACCGGCTCAACAATGTCCTGCATTACGTGTTATCGAAGGGCTATCTCGCCGAGCCCAACTTCCAGCTCTGGCGGCAGCGGCACAACCGCTAA
- the sat gene encoding sulfate adenylyltransferase: MIKPIGSDELQPRFVYDVAEHDALSKEAESLPSVVISSQAAGNAVMMGAGYFNPLKGFMNVADAMGAAEKMTLTDGSFFPVPILCLLENTDAIGDAKRIALRDPNVDGNPVLAVMDVSAIEAVSAEQMKVMTDKVYRTDDPEHPGVAAFNSQGRMAVSGPIQVLNFSYFQTEFPDTFRTAVEIRNEITERGWKKVVAFQTRNPMHLAHEELCHMAMERLGCDGLVIHMLLGKLKPGDIPAPVRDAAIRKMVELYFPPNSAMVTGYGFDMLYAGPREAVLHAYFRQNMGATHFIIGRDHAGVGDYYGAFDAQTIFHDEVPKGAMDIEIFEADHTAWSKKLNKVVMMREAPDHQKEDFVLLSGTKVREMLGNGIAPPKEFSRPEVAKILIDYYQSL; this comes from the coding sequence ATGATTAAACCGATTGGTTCTGATGAACTACAACCACGTTTCGTTTATGACGTCGCGGAACATGATGCATTAAGCAAAGAAGCCGAGTCACTGCCTTCAGTGGTCATCAGTTCCCAGGCAGCCGGTAATGCAGTGATGATGGGCGCCGGTTACTTTAACCCATTAAAAGGGTTCATGAATGTCGCTGATGCTATGGGTGCTGCAGAAAAAATGACCCTTACCGATGGCTCGTTCTTCCCGGTCCCGATTCTATGCCTGCTGGAAAACACCGATGCCATCGGCGATGCGAAGCGCATAGCCCTTCGTGACCCGAACGTCGATGGCAACCCGGTCCTGGCCGTCATGGACGTGTCAGCCATTGAAGCAGTATCTGCTGAGCAGATGAAAGTGATGACCGACAAGGTCTACCGTACCGATGACCCTGAACACCCGGGCGTAGCCGCGTTTAATTCACAGGGACGCATGGCCGTATCGGGCCCTATCCAGGTGCTGAACTTCAGTTACTTCCAGACTGAATTCCCTGACACCTTCCGTACCGCAGTGGAAATTCGCAATGAGATCACTGAGCGCGGCTGGAAAAAAGTCGTCGCCTTCCAGACGCGCAATCCCATGCACCTGGCGCACGAGGAACTATGCCACATGGCCATGGAGCGCCTCGGTTGTGACGGCCTGGTGATTCACATGCTGCTGGGCAAACTCAAGCCCGGCGATATCCCGGCGCCAGTACGTGATGCGGCTATCCGCAAGATGGTCGAACTGTACTTCCCACCCAACAGCGCGATGGTGACGGGTTACGGTTTCGACATGCTGTATGCCGGTCCACGTGAAGCCGTGCTGCATGCCTATTTCCGCCAGAACATGGGGGCGACACACTTCATTATCGGTCGTGACCACGCCGGGGTGGGTGACTACTATGGCGCCTTTGATGCACAGACCATCTTCCATGATGAAGTACCAAAAGGTGCCATGGACATCGAAATCTTCGAGGCCGATCACACGGCCTGGTCCAAGAAACTCAACAAGGTGGTGATGATGCGTGAAGCACCGGATCACCAAAAAGAAGATTTCGTTTTGCTCTCCGGCACAAAAGTGCGTGAAATGCTGGGCAATGGCATAGCTCCACCCAAAGAGTTCTCACGACCTGAAGTGGCTAAAATCCTCATCGATTATTACCAAAGCCTGTAA
- a CDS encoding 7TM domain-containing protein → MIGRTSHRSFHWLLWTAAAVLVVLWAIAAGLRYLDSSAATAAAGDRLWEVRISVQLDKPAAPEAIAIAAVPADTAHLRIIGQQLAHPGWRLRFTADPDWGVARQIRLAASSAHAHGFNLGFTLYQSAAPFMQQQLQQSLRHRLTTRERERYLRSDPLLGLEHDTLVNEVRQITDRSSSGAELQSHIFRFAHRLLSPQKAETRPLPEVIASGQASVLERANVMVALSRAANIPARLVTGLELVENREVRLHHWVEVYDIEEGWLAYDPLHGYQRDLPDNFLPFVKDRAELVEVHTTDRVSLHYSVTNVDQHLEMHAGSESGWQRVFYLTRLPLEVRNVLSHLLLLPLAVLLTTLFRELTGIRSYGTFMPALFALSLVYADWQMAAVTMAVVLLFGVLGLSALHTRFRRQPRLTVVLILVVLGVTASISLLEYFQWWHDGKVVLLPVVIMAILVDLFYRTLEKEGPASALRRLGWTLAQVALCLPVMQFESLGHWLVAHPETHLLTLAATLSINTYRGGKRSL, encoded by the coding sequence CGCTCGTTTCACTGGTTGCTCTGGACCGCCGCTGCCGTGCTGGTAGTGTTATGGGCGATCGCTGCCGGACTGCGTTATCTGGACAGCAGCGCGGCAACCGCTGCGGCCGGTGACCGCCTATGGGAGGTGCGGATCAGTGTCCAGCTGGACAAACCCGCTGCACCGGAGGCCATTGCCATCGCGGCCGTGCCCGCCGACACCGCCCATCTGCGGATTATCGGCCAGCAGCTGGCCCACCCGGGATGGCGGTTGCGGTTTACGGCCGACCCCGACTGGGGGGTTGCTCGCCAGATACGCCTGGCGGCCAGCAGCGCCCACGCACACGGCTTTAATCTCGGTTTTACCCTGTACCAGTCGGCCGCTCCCTTCATGCAGCAGCAGTTGCAGCAGTCGCTACGGCACAGGCTCACCACCCGTGAGCGGGAGCGGTATCTGCGCAGCGATCCACTGCTGGGGCTTGAACACGATACCCTGGTAAACGAGGTCCGTCAGATCACCGACCGATCGTCCTCAGGCGCAGAGCTGCAAAGCCACATCTTCCGCTTTGCGCACCGGCTGTTATCGCCCCAAAAAGCCGAAACCCGCCCCCTACCCGAGGTCATTGCCAGCGGTCAGGCCAGCGTGCTGGAACGCGCCAACGTCATGGTGGCCCTGAGTCGTGCCGCCAATATCCCTGCGCGGCTGGTGACGGGCCTGGAGCTGGTGGAAAACCGGGAGGTGCGCCTCCATCACTGGGTGGAGGTCTACGATATCGAGGAGGGCTGGCTGGCCTATGACCCCCTGCATGGCTATCAGCGGGACCTGCCCGACAATTTCCTGCCGTTCGTAAAGGACAGGGCCGAGCTGGTCGAGGTCCATACGACCGACCGGGTCAGCCTGCATTACAGCGTCACCAATGTGGATCAACACCTGGAGATGCATGCCGGCAGCGAATCCGGCTGGCAGCGGGTCTTTTACCTCACCCGCCTGCCACTGGAGGTGCGCAATGTCCTGTCACACCTGCTGCTGTTGCCGCTGGCCGTGCTGTTGACCACGCTGTTTCGGGAACTGACGGGCATACGCAGCTATGGCACCTTTATGCCGGCCCTGTTCGCCCTGTCGCTGGTCTACGCCGATTGGCAAATGGCGGCTGTCACCATGGCGGTGGTGTTGCTGTTCGGGGTGCTGGGGCTCTCGGCCCTGCACACCAGATTTCGTCGACAGCCCCGTCTCACGGTGGTATTGATCCTGGTGGTTCTGGGAGTTACCGCCAGCATTTCACTGCTGGAGTATTTTCAATGGTGGCATGATGGCAAGGTCGTGCTGTTGCCGGTGGTCATCATGGCGATCCTGGTGGATCTCTTCTACAGGACCCTGGAAAAAGAGGGGCCGGCCAGTGCACTGAGGCGACTGGGATGGACCCTGGCGCAGGTCGCCCTTTGCCTGCCGGTGATGCAATTCGAATCGCTCGGCCACTGGCTGGTGGCCCATCCTGAGACCCATCTGCTGACCCTCGCCGCGACCCTGTCGATCAACACCTATCGGGGTGGAAAACGGAGCCTCTGA